A window of Longimicrobium sp. genomic DNA:
CGCAGGCGCTCCACGTCGCGGTGCGCCTTGGTGGCGTTGGCCTGCGCCGCGGTGATGTTGGCGCGCGCGGCGCCGGCCGTGGCCTGGGCCGCGGCGGCCTGCGCCACCGCCTGCCCGCTTCCGCCGGTGGTCTGCTCCTCGGCCGCGGCCAGGTCGGCCTCGGCGGCCTCGAGCTTGGCGCGCAGGTCGCGGTCGTCCAGCACCATCAGCGTGTCGCCCCGGTGCACCTGCTGGTTCTCCTCCACCCGCACGCTGGCCACGTAGCCGCCCACGCGGGGAAGCACGGGGGTCACGTGCCCCTCCACCTGCGCGTTGTCGGTGGTCTCCCAGTTCCGCCCCTGCCACCAGCGGTAGCCGAAGTAGCCGACCAGCGCCAGCAGCAGCACGGCCAGGATGGGGAGCACCGGGCGCTTCTTTTTCGGCGCGTCGGGGGCCGCCGCCCCGTCGGGGGAAAGGGTCACTCGCTGCGGCCCGGCGGGAGCGTCGGTGGCCGTGTTCATCTTGGCTGTCGCGTTGGCCATGGTGTCTTCGTCCTCGCGGTTCATCCGTCAGCGGATGTTCAGGGTGGTTCCGGTGGCCCGGGCCAGGTTCACGCGCGCCTGGGCCGAGGCGGCCTGCGCGTCGATCACGGCGTCCTTGGCGCGCACCAGGTTCTGCTGCGCGTTGATCACTTCGATGTTGGTGGCCAGCCCGTTGGCGAAGCGCTCCTGCGCCTGCGAGAGCTCCTCGTTGGCCAGCCGCAGCCGCTCGGCCGCGATGCGCTGCTGGTCCTGCCCGTTGGCCACGTCCAGCAGCGCCGAGCGCACCTCGGCCTCCACCTGCTGCCGCACGTCGGCGGCGCGCACGCCGGCCTCGCGCGCGGTCAGCGCCTGGTGCTGCTGGCGCGCCTCGCGGCGGAAGCCGTCGAAGAGCGGCGCCGACACCTGCACGGCAATGTTGTAGGTGGGAAAGGCGTCGCGCGGGTTCAGGCCGGTGATCCCGTAGTCGGCCGCCAGGTCCAGCCGCGGCAGGCGCTCGGCCTGGATCGCCCGCGTGGCCAGCTGCGCGGCGCGCTGCTGCGCCTCGGCGCTCCTCAGCTCCGGCCGGTTGGCCATCGCCGCCCGCATCGCCTCCGCCTCGTCCGCCGGAACGGAGATGGCGGCGGTCTGCGGCCCCAGGGCGTCGGCGATGACGAAGTTCGTGCGCGGGTCGATCCCCATCGCCCGGGCCAGGTTCACCTGCGCCTGGTCGAGCTGGTTCTGCGCCACGGACAGCAGCCCCTGCGCCGCCGCCAGCTGCGTCCGCGCGCGGGTGACGTCCAGCGCCGTGGCCACCCCGCGGTCCAGCTGCGCCTGCG
This region includes:
- a CDS encoding TolC family protein yields the protein MKLEIAPAALAALALMAGTAAAQDTAPPVTLTLSRAVAVAADTAPGVRIAGLRAGEAEERIREARGALLPTLSAAVSEDRRTQNLETFGFALPLPPGESLNPKIGPVDVFDARLRASTALFDPAGVARVRAVRAAAAGTQAEVSTASETSGARAALAYVTAERAAATVSARREDVRLAGELVTLAQAQLDRGVATALDVTRARTQLAAAQGLLSVAQNQLDQAQVNLARAMGIDPRTNFVIADALGPQTAAISVPADEAEAMRAAMANRPELRSAEAQQRAAQLATRAIQAERLPRLDLAADYGITGLNPRDAFPTYNIAVQVSAPLFDGFRREARQQHQALTAREAGVRAADVRQQVEAEVRSALLDVANGQDQQRIAAERLRLANEELSQAQERFANGLATNIEVINAQQNLVRAKDAVIDAQAASAQARVNLARATGTTLNIR